One region of Paracoccus sp. SMMA_5_TC genomic DNA includes:
- a CDS encoding sugar O-acetyltransferase: MTAREDMLAGRPYDPGDGELVALRRIAQGLMRDYNATILGDKTRARTLTQLLGTWNGAVIRAPFSVDYGKNIHFGPDCFVNYGCFFMDICEIRIGARCQFGTAVQLLTEDRPRDVARRSSGMEWGRPISIGDDVWIGGGAIVLPGVSIGEGAIVGAGAVVTRDVPAGATVVGNPARPLPRKPDQ; encoded by the coding sequence TTGACTGCACGCGAAGACATGCTGGCCGGCCGGCCCTATGACCCCGGCGACGGCGAACTTGTGGCCCTGCGCCGGATTGCCCAGGGATTGATGCGCGACTACAATGCCACCATTCTTGGCGACAAGACCCGCGCCCGCACCCTGACCCAGTTGCTGGGCACCTGGAACGGCGCCGTCATCCGGGCGCCATTTTCGGTCGATTACGGCAAGAATATCCATTTCGGCCCGGATTGCTTCGTCAATTACGGGTGTTTTTTCATGGATATCTGCGAAATCCGCATCGGGGCACGCTGTCAGTTCGGCACGGCCGTGCAGCTTCTGACAGAGGACCGGCCCCGCGATGTGGCGCGGCGTTCGTCCGGAATGGAATGGGGTCGCCCCATCAGCATCGGCGATGATGTCTGGATAGGTGGCGGCGCGATCGTGCTGCCCGGCGTCAGCATCGGCGAGGGCGCCATCGTCGGCGCTGGTGCCGTGGTGACGCGCGATGTTCCGGCCGGTGCGACGGTGGTCGGGAACCCTGCCCGCCCGTTGCCGCGAAAGCCCGATCAGTAG
- the clpS gene encoding ATP-dependent Clp protease adapter ClpS, with protein sequence MTNRPGEREDVELGVKTRPRTQRPPMYKVLLLNDDFTPMEFVVHVLERLFYMNRAQAIEIMLTVHRKGVAVVGVYSHEIAETKVAQVMELARRQQHPLQCTMEKE encoded by the coding sequence ATGACCAACCGACCCGGCGAGCGCGAAGATGTCGAACTGGGGGTAAAGACCCGGCCGCGCACTCAGCGCCCCCCGATGTATAAGGTCTTGTTGCTGAACGACGACTTTACCCCGATGGAGTTTGTCGTCCATGTCCTGGAACGGCTTTTCTACATGAACCGAGCCCAGGCCATCGAAATCATGTTGACCGTGCATCGCAAGGGCGTGGCGGTCGTGGGCGTCTATTCCCACGAAATTGCGGAAACAAAGGTCGCTCAGGTCATGGAACTTGCGCGCCGCCAGCAGCATCCGCTGCAATGCACCATGGAAAAAGAGTAG
- the hemF gene encoding oxygen-dependent coproporphyrinogen oxidase, whose product MEMQQERQLAAEWFRSLRDRIVAAFESLEDDGPGQLPPGRFELRETRRGEDGGGGLMSVMRCGRVFEKVGVNWSAVHGELQPAARQAMAARGVAGIDSDPRFWASGISLVAHMQNPHAPAVHMNTRMFWTPGAWWFGGGTDLNPCLEFSEDTQHFHETLRQACAPHGADYYDRFKAWADEYFYIPHRQRARGVGGIFYDDLNTGDWQADFAFTKAVGEAFLPAFLPLARRRMNQPWTEADRDAQLIHRGLYAEYNLVYDRGTKFGLATGHDPEAVLMSLPPLAKWI is encoded by the coding sequence ATGGAGATGCAGCAGGAACGTCAGTTGGCGGCAGAGTGGTTTCGCAGCCTGCGCGACCGCATTGTCGCCGCCTTCGAATCGCTTGAGGACGACGGCCCCGGTCAGCTGCCGCCGGGGCGGTTCGAGCTGCGTGAGACCCGGCGCGGCGAGGACGGCGGCGGCGGGCTGATGTCGGTCATGCGCTGCGGCCGGGTTTTCGAAAAGGTCGGTGTGAACTGGTCGGCGGTGCATGGCGAATTGCAGCCGGCCGCGCGTCAGGCCATGGCTGCGCGTGGGGTCGCCGGTATCGATTCAGATCCGCGGTTCTGGGCCTCGGGGATCAGTCTGGTAGCGCATATGCAAAACCCCCATGCGCCCGCGGTGCATATGAACACCCGCATGTTCTGGACACCTGGCGCCTGGTGGTTCGGAGGTGGAACCGACCTGAACCCCTGCCTGGAATTTTCGGAGGATACGCAACATTTCCACGAAACCTTGCGCCAGGCATGTGCGCCGCACGGCGCCGATTATTATGATCGCTTCAAGGCCTGGGCGGACGAGTATTTCTACATCCCTCATCGTCAGCGCGCCCGCGGCGTGGGCGGTATATTCTATGACGATCTGAACACGGGCGACTGGCAGGCGGATTTTGCATTTACCAAGGCAGTGGGCGAGGCATTTCTGCCGGCTTTCCTGCCCTTGGCGCGGCGCCGGATGAACCAGCCCTGGACCGAAGCCGACCGCGACGCGCAGCTGATCCATCGCGGGCTTTATGCCGAATACAACCTGGTTTACGACCGCGGCACCAAATTCGGCCTGGCGACGGGTCATGATCCCGAGGCGGTGTTGATGAGCCTGCCGCCGCTGGCCAAATGGATCTGA
- a CDS encoding histidine phosphatase family protein yields MDLNRAWAPDLYLMRHGQTLWNAEGRLQGRLDSPLTELGIVQARRQKWLLGALSKLDCYASPAGRAQQTARIVFAGRPWKTDPRLAEIDIGCFAGELFADLARRHPTLFSGGPLDWYDKVPGGEHFDGLESRLCGFLADLRRPAAIVTHGVTLRMLRALAMGLPRPRLAEMAVHQGAVHLVSRGRQRVFY; encoded by the coding sequence ATGGATCTGAACCGGGCTTGGGCCCCGGACCTGTATCTGATGCGGCACGGCCAGACGCTGTGGAATGCCGAAGGCCGTTTGCAGGGTCGGTTGGATTCGCCGCTGACCGAACTGGGTATCGTGCAGGCGCGGCGACAGAAATGGTTGCTTGGCGCGCTGTCGAAGCTTGACTGCTACGCCAGTCCCGCCGGCCGTGCGCAGCAGACGGCCCGTATCGTCTTTGCCGGGCGACCGTGGAAAACCGATCCGCGTCTGGCCGAAATCGATATCGGCTGCTTTGCCGGAGAGCTTTTCGCCGATCTGGCCCGGCGCCATCCGACGCTTTTTTCAGGCGGGCCGCTCGACTGGTATGACAAGGTGCCAGGTGGCGAACATTTCGACGGGCTGGAATCGCGGCTATGCGGCTTTCTGGCCGATCTGCGCAGACCCGCGGCGATCGTCACCCACGGGGTCACCTTGCGGATGCTGCGCGCGCTGGCAATGGGGCTGCCACGTCCCCGCCTGGCCGAAATGGCGGTGCATCAGGGCGCGGTGCATCTGGTCAGTCGCGGCCGACAGCGGGTGTTCTACTGA
- a CDS encoding FixH family protein translates to MPRELTGRHVLAITLGAFGTIIAVNLFMAVKAVGTFPGLEVKNSYVASQSFDRDRAAQQALDWTVTPEYDGAELVLTIRDSQGNPAPVRDLHVTVGRPTHQRQDQEPEMTYRNGAYHAPLRLEPGLWNLHLTARAPDGTVFRQRIDHYHGNRVK, encoded by the coding sequence ATGCCGCGCGAACTGACGGGCCGGCATGTGCTGGCGATCACTCTGGGGGCTTTCGGCACCATCATTGCCGTCAATCTGTTCATGGCGGTGAAGGCGGTCGGAACCTTTCCGGGGCTTGAGGTCAAGAACAGCTATGTTGCCTCGCAAAGTTTCGATCGGGACCGGGCAGCCCAGCAGGCGCTGGATTGGACAGTGACCCCGGAATACGACGGCGCAGAGCTGGTGCTGACGATCCGCGACAGTCAGGGCAATCCGGCGCCCGTGCGGGATCTGCACGTGACCGTAGGCCGTCCCACCCATCAGCGACAGGATCAGGAACCGGAAATGACCTATCGCAATGGGGCATATCACGCGCCGCTGCGGCTTGAGCCCGGGTTGTGGAACCTGCATCTGACCGCGCGCGCGCCGGATGGGACCGTGTTTCGCCAGCGCATAGACCACTACCATGGCAACCGGGTGAAATAG
- a CDS encoding class I SAM-dependent methyltransferase: MAGSRLELAFGAAPPEGRVLLLGADSRSDLSLFDRERTLVVQGFYPEHQAVRAMGYQVMTAAEGDFDTAVVFLSRARGETHARIADAAARLRPGAALWVDGQKTDGIDAILKDLRSLAPVDAIQSRGHGKIFRVSVPSGSWLPSDWTARPRVLADGMVTRPGVFSADGPDPGSQMLAAALPARLPTRIVDLGAGWGWLSAHILTHEGVEQLHLVEADFAALESARQNVTDGRARFHWADALDFRLPEPVNGVIMNPPFHDGRAADPRLGAGFIRSAARLLTGAGRLWMVANRHLPYEHVLRECFADVAELAGDNRFKILTASGAQTLARRHPPRKGRKP; the protein is encoded by the coding sequence TTGGCAGGCTCGAGGCTGGAACTTGCGTTTGGCGCCGCACCGCCAGAGGGGCGCGTATTGCTGCTGGGAGCCGATTCCCGCAGCGATCTGAGCCTGTTTGATCGCGAGCGGACGTTGGTGGTGCAGGGGTTTTATCCCGAGCATCAGGCCGTGCGCGCCATGGGATATCAGGTGATGACTGCCGCCGAGGGCGACTTCGACACTGCGGTGGTTTTCCTGTCGCGCGCCCGTGGCGAAACCCATGCGCGCATTGCCGATGCTGCGGCGCGGCTGCGCCCGGGTGCCGCGCTGTGGGTCGACGGACAAAAGACCGATGGCATTGACGCCATCCTGAAGGATCTGCGCTCCCTGGCGCCGGTGGATGCCATCCAGTCCCGTGGCCATGGCAAGATTTTCCGGGTCAGTGTGCCATCGGGCTCATGGTTGCCGTCCGACTGGACAGCGCGTCCGCGGGTGCTGGCCGACGGCATGGTGACGCGGCCGGGGGTGTTCTCGGCCGATGGGCCCGATCCCGGTTCGCAGATGCTGGCGGCGGCGCTGCCGGCACGGCTGCCCACGCGTATCGTCGATCTGGGCGCAGGCTGGGGCTGGCTTTCCGCACATATCCTGACACATGAAGGCGTCGAACAGCTGCACCTGGTCGAGGCCGATTTCGCGGCACTGGAATCGGCGCGTCAGAACGTCACCGATGGGCGCGCGCGGTTTCATTGGGCCGATGCGCTGGACTTTCGGCTGCCCGAACCTGTGAACGGCGTCATCATGAACCCCCCGTTTCATGATGGTCGCGCCGCCGATCCGCGCTTGGGTGCCGGCTTCATCCGCAGTGCGGCGCGGTTGCTGACCGGTGCGGGGCGGCTATGGATGGTCGCCAACCGTCATCTGCCCTACGAACATGTGCTGCGCGAGTGTTTCGCCGATGTTGCAGAGCTGGCGGGAGACAATCGTTTCAAGATATTGACCGCCAGCGGCGCACAGACCTTGGCCCGCCGACATCCTCCCAGGAAAGGACGCAAGCCATGA
- a CDS encoding SDR family NAD(P)-dependent oxidoreductase: MTMSIQGKTAIVTGAARGIGLAIARHFAEAGANVMFADCDEAALESELGEEARGDGPLRYFGGDLGQKLTLANLVSATIDSFDRVDILVNAHRVVQGSDPLSVSEEELAEMLRQNMSSGLRLSQLVARRMMTQAEKTESPALQNGAIVNVTSLAADWPKPHMLAYSIASAAQAQATRSLASALAPNRIRVNGVAFASIMSSHLQMKLREEPALRERMIAATPLGRIGGADELSETVLFLASEASSFVTGQILRVDGGRSLGDPLAPDVF; encoded by the coding sequence ATGACCATGTCCATCCAGGGCAAGACCGCAATTGTGACCGGAGCTGCGCGCGGGATCGGTCTGGCCATCGCGCGCCACTTTGCCGAAGCGGGCGCAAACGTGATGTTTGCCGACTGCGACGAGGCGGCGTTGGAAAGCGAACTGGGCGAAGAGGCGCGCGGCGACGGCCCGCTGCGCTATTTCGGCGGCGATCTGGGGCAGAAGCTGACCTTGGCCAACCTGGTTTCCGCCACGATCGACAGCTTTGATCGTGTCGACATACTGGTGAATGCCCATCGCGTCGTTCAGGGGTCCGATCCGCTTTCGGTCAGCGAAGAGGAACTAGCCGAGATGCTGCGCCAGAACATGTCCTCGGGCCTTCGCCTGTCGCAGCTGGTCGCGCGGCGCATGATGACCCAAGCGGAAAAGACGGAGAGCCCCGCCTTGCAGAACGGGGCCATCGTGAACGTCACCTCTCTGGCGGCCGACTGGCCCAAGCCGCACATGCTGGCCTATTCGATTGCCAGCGCTGCGCAGGCCCAGGCCACGCGATCTCTTGCGTCGGCACTTGCGCCGAACCGCATCCGCGTGAATGGCGTCGCCTTTGCCAGCATCATGTCCAGTCATCTGCAGATGAAGCTGCGCGAAGAGCCGGCGCTGCGCGAGCGCATGATCGCGGCGACACCTCTGGGGCGAATCGGAGGGGCCGATGAACTGTCCGAAACCGTGCTGTTCCTGGCCAGCGAGGCATCAAGCTTCGTGACCGGGCAGATTCTGCGTGTGGACGGTGGTCGCAGCCTGGGTGATCCGCTGGCGCCGGACGTATTCTGA
- a CDS encoding serine hydrolase produces the protein MILFAWAVLPLSAMAAPFAAFVMDARTGQEIYGQNADTRLHPASLTKMMTLYMAFNAIERGQVRLDSKFLVSQHAASQPPSRLGLKPGQRIELRYLIRAAAVKSANDAATAIGEGLAGSEARFAAQMTQTARALGMRNTNFRNANGLTAEGHYSTARDMTILGRRLFYDFPQYYSIFSRRSADAGIAMVSSTNKRFLDSYEGADGIKTGYTRAAGFNLTASAKRGSKRIVATVLGGNSTAHRNAVMAQLLDAGFGKAPNRVREVKPAPPQYIAEQKVRRTVQVARVEPGPVSAGAGSVVRLSASQRPVARASVGSISPAALSAAVTRAQAAAAPPSAPPAASAVTTAARPQRKPGTGPVAAASVASPILVTARPEARPEEGDASEPLATDPIIAPRPSPAPADRGASAVQVPQPESTTLAALPVPAPVQTDMPAPPPRAERIILASLAPDTVDAPAPQVISRKGSDSRAWRVSLGVFRSHAEAEQILLRTALQDSANLGNASSRVANTRRGYEANFLGMTRETAELACGRLAARQQHCQVIGP, from the coding sequence ATGATCCTATTTGCATGGGCCGTCCTGCCCTTGTCGGCGATGGCTGCGCCCTTCGCGGCCTTTGTCATGGATGCCCGAACGGGTCAGGAAATCTACGGGCAGAATGCGGACACCAGGCTGCATCCTGCCTCGCTGACCAAGATGATGACGCTTTACATGGCGTTCAACGCCATCGAACGGGGCCAGGTTCGTCTGGACAGCAAGTTCCTGGTATCTCAGCATGCGGCATCGCAGCCCCCCTCGCGTCTGGGACTTAAACCGGGACAACGTATCGAACTGCGCTATCTGATCCGGGCTGCCGCCGTGAAATCGGCCAATGACGCGGCAACCGCCATCGGCGAAGGTCTGGCCGGCTCCGAGGCACGATTTGCCGCACAGATGACGCAAACGGCGCGTGCCCTGGGCATGCGCAACACCAACTTCCGCAACGCCAATGGCCTGACGGCGGAAGGGCATTATTCCACCGCCCGCGACATGACCATCCTGGGGCGGCGATTGTTCTATGATTTTCCGCAATATTATTCGATCTTTTCCCGGCGGTCGGCCGACGCAGGGATTGCGATGGTCTCCAGCACCAACAAGCGTTTTCTTGACAGCTATGAGGGCGCGGACGGCATCAAGACCGGCTATACCCGGGCTGCGGGCTTCAACCTGACAGCCTCGGCGAAACGCGGCTCCAAGCGCATCGTTGCAACGGTCCTGGGCGGCAATTCCACCGCCCATCGCAATGCGGTCATGGCACAGCTGCTGGATGCCGGCTTTGGAAAGGCCCCCAACCGTGTGCGTGAGGTCAAGCCGGCGCCCCCGCAATATATTGCCGAACAGAAGGTTCGCCGGACGGTCCAGGTGGCCCGGGTCGAACCGGGGCCCGTCAGCGCCGGCGCGGGCTCGGTCGTCAGGCTTTCGGCATCGCAGCGGCCAGTTGCACGCGCATCCGTTGGCAGTATCAGTCCCGCGGCACTCTCGGCAGCGGTGACGCGCGCGCAGGCGGCTGCGGCCCCCCCATCCGCGCCCCCCGCCGCATCCGCTGTTACCACAGCGGCACGTCCCCAGCGCAAGCCGGGCACCGGTCCGGTGGCGGCAGCCAGCGTTGCATCGCCGATTCTGGTGACAGCCCGCCCCGAAGCCCGCCCGGAAGAGGGCGATGCTTCCGAACCGCTTGCCACCGATCCGATCATCGCGCCGCGGCCGTCTCCGGCACCTGCTGATCGTGGTGCATCGGCGGTGCAGGTTCCGCAGCCGGAAAGCACCACGCTGGCCGCCTTGCCAGTCCCGGCCCCTGTCCAGACCGATATGCCCGCACCGCCGCCCCGGGCCGAGCGGATCATCCTGGCGTCACTGGCCCCTGATACGGTCGATGCTCCTGCTCCGCAGGTGATATCGCGCAAGGGGTCTGACAGCAGGGCCTGGCGCGTCAGCCTGGGGGTGTTCCGCTCTCATGCCGAAGCCGAGCAGATCCTGCTGCGCACCGCTCTGCAGGACAGTGCCAACCTGGGTAACGCCAGTAGCCGCGTTGCCAATACCCGCCGGGGGTATGAGGCGAATTTTCTCGGCATGACTCGGGAAACCGCCGAACTTGCCTGCGGCCGCCTTGCGGCACGTCAGCAGCACTGCCAGGTGATCGGTCCCTGA
- a CDS encoding heavy metal translocating P-type ATPase — MADTAFRDHDARLSACPACDAAPLAQRIASGASGTDQAIILSLPTIHCATCITDVERALGRYPGVRDARVNLTLRRVTIDAPGLTAEELIPVVEAIGYEAHELDPAALSASAADRQGRDILMRIGVAGFAMMNIMILSVAVWSGAEAATRDMFHWISGAIALPTVVFAGQPFFASAWRSLRHGRLGMDVPISLALILASAISFYETLHSGRHAYFDAAVMLCFFLLIGRYLDYRTRAVARSAAEELTALEVPRAFRITAQGDEPVAVASLLPGDLIRIRPGARVPADGEIVEGCSEIDRALLTGESIPVPAEPGHRLSAGEVNLTGPLIMRVTAAGRDSSLARLTALVAAAESSRGHYTGLADRASRLYSPLVHLLALCSLMGWYLSTGDLRLAVNVAAAVLIITCPCALGLAVPAVITAASGRLFRRGMLIKDGTALERLADVDTVVFDKTGTLTMGVPQLVSLQAIPEDARPMALALARASAHPLSQALAQALIEAGVRPALLTDLREVPGHGVRGLFEGRELRLGRADWVGAEHGEAPLSASWLSLREGPPLRLEFSDRLRPGAEECIRGLVSQGMRLMLLSGDAIPVVRDLAARLGIEEWQAQVMPMEKAAVIDALRQNGGRVLMVGDGLNDTAALTAAHVSISPASALDAARVASDVVMMGSDLAPVAEVIAVARSARARIKENFAISVIYNIVAVPIAIAGMATPLMAALAMSLSSISVTLNALRLR, encoded by the coding sequence ATGGCGGACACCGCCTTTCGCGATCATGATGCGCGCCTGTCGGCCTGTCCGGCCTGTGACGCCGCGCCGCTTGCGCAGCGCATCGCATCGGGCGCTTCCGGGACCGATCAGGCGATCATCCTGTCGCTGCCAACGATCCACTGTGCGACATGCATCACCGATGTCGAGCGCGCTCTTGGCCGCTATCCTGGGGTGCGCGATGCGCGCGTGAACCTCACGCTGCGCAGGGTCACCATCGATGCTCCGGGCCTGACAGCCGAAGAATTGATCCCGGTTGTCGAAGCCATCGGCTATGAGGCGCATGAACTGGACCCGGCCGCCCTTTCCGCCTCGGCGGCGGACCGGCAAGGACGCGACATCCTGATGCGCATTGGCGTGGCAGGGTTTGCGATGATGAACATCATGATCCTGTCGGTGGCGGTCTGGTCGGGGGCCGAGGCCGCGACCCGCGACATGTTCCACTGGATATCCGGGGCCATTGCGCTGCCGACGGTGGTGTTTGCGGGCCAGCCTTTCTTTGCAAGTGCCTGGCGCTCGCTGCGGCATGGCCGGCTTGGCATGGATGTGCCGATTTCGCTGGCGCTGATCCTGGCCAGCGCGATTTCCTTCTATGAAACGCTGCATTCGGGCCGGCACGCCTATTTCGATGCGGCGGTCATGCTGTGCTTTTTCCTGCTGATCGGGCGCTATCTGGATTACCGCACCCGGGCAGTTGCCCGCTCGGCGGCCGAGGAGCTGACCGCACTGGAGGTGCCACGTGCCTTTCGCATCACCGCCCAGGGCGACGAACCTGTTGCGGTCGCGTCTTTGCTGCCGGGCGATCTGATCCGTATCCGGCCCGGCGCCCGAGTGCCGGCCGATGGCGAGATCGTCGAAGGTTGCAGCGAAATCGATCGGGCGCTGCTGACGGGCGAAAGCATACCGGTGCCGGCCGAACCGGGCCATCGCCTTTCCGCGGGAGAGGTCAATCTGACCGGTCCGCTGATCATGCGGGTGACGGCTGCGGGCCGCGACAGTTCGCTGGCGCGGCTGACTGCACTGGTCGCGGCGGCGGAATCGTCCCGTGGACACTATACCGGTCTGGCCGATCGTGCCTCGCGGCTGTATTCGCCGCTTGTGCACCTGCTGGCGCTTTGCAGTCTCATGGGCTGGTATCTGAGCACCGGCGACCTGCGGCTGGCGGTCAATGTCGCGGCGGCGGTGCTGATCATCACCTGCCCCTGTGCATTGGGACTGGCGGTGCCGGCGGTCATCACGGCCGCCTCGGGGCGTCTGTTCCGGCGTGGCATGCTGATCAAGGACGGCACGGCGCTGGAGCGTTTGGCCGATGTCGACACGGTGGTGTTCGACAAGACAGGAACCCTGACCATGGGGGTGCCGCAACTGGTATCGCTGCAAGCAATACCTGAAGACGCACGCCCGATGGCGCTGGCCTTGGCGCGTGCCTCGGCACATCCGCTTTCGCAGGCACTGGCTCAGGCGCTGATCGAGGCAGGGGTCCGCCCGGCCCTGCTGACCGACCTGCGCGAGGTGCCAGGTCATGGGGTGCGCGGCCTGTTCGAGGGGCGCGAACTGCGATTGGGACGTGCGGATTGGGTCGGGGCCGAGCACGGAGAGGCGCCGCTGTCCGCAAGCTGGCTTTCCCTGCGCGAGGGGCCGCCTCTGCGACTGGAATTCAGCGATCGCCTGCGTCCCGGCGCCGAGGAGTGCATCCGCGGTCTGGTCAGCCAGGGGATGCGCCTGATGCTGCTTTCCGGTGATGCCATTCCCGTGGTGCGCGATCTGGCCGCGCGTCTGGGGATCGAGGAATGGCAGGCCCAGGTGATGCCGATGGAAAAGGCGGCGGTGATCGATGCGCTGCGCCAGAACGGAGGCCGCGTGCTGATGGTGGGGGACGGCTTGAACGACACCGCCGCCCTTACGGCCGCGCATGTCTCTATCTCGCCTGCATCTGCCCTTGATGCCGCCCGTGTTGCATCGGATGTGGTAATGATGGGCAGCGATCTGGCACCCGTGGCCGAGGTGATCGCGGTGGCGCGCAGCGCGCGCGCCAGGATAAAGGAAAATTTCGCGATCTCGGTGATCTACAATATCGTGGCGGTTCCGATTGCCATCGCCGGGATGGCGACACCATTGATGGCGGCATTGGCGATGTCGCTGAGTTCGATCAGCGTGACACTGAATGCGCTGCGCTTGCGTTAG
- the ccoG gene encoding cytochrome c oxidase accessory protein CcoG: MSNTDIEPPRLYAAREPIFPRRVHGWFRNLKWVIMAVTLAIYYITPWIRWNRGPNLPDQAVLVDLANRRFYFFWIEIWPHEFYFVAGLLVMAGLGLFLFTSALGRVWCGYACPQTVWTDLFILTERWVEGDRNARLRLWNAPWSLNKLRLRLTKWTIWLVIAVLTGGAWIFYFTDAPTLLKNLLTGQAHPVAYITMGILTATTFVFGGFAREQICIYACPWPRIQAAMMDEDTLTVAYRDWRGEPRGKIHKGEATRSDGGSKGDCIDCMACVNVCPMGIDIRDGQQLECITCALCIDACDDVMAKIGKPRGLIDYMALRDEAAERAGQAPKPLWRHILRPRTILYFTLWSGIGIAMLVALFLRSPFDLNVTPVRNPLYVTMADGAIRNAYALRLRNKQGDARIFELSVAGPDGKPLPGLELGLEGLPANSVEVAADSTHTQRLYLTVDRNSPLAQAPQTEVILWAKDASDGRSARIDTVFHGRSE; this comes from the coding sequence ATATTTCCGCGTCGTGTCCATGGATGGTTCCGCAACCTGAAATGGGTGATCATGGCCGTGACGCTGGCCATTTACTATATCACCCCCTGGATTCGCTGGAATCGCGGGCCTAACCTGCCCGATCAGGCGGTGCTGGTCGATCTGGCCAATCGTCGGTTCTATTTCTTCTGGATCGAGATATGGCCGCATGAATTCTATTTCGTGGCCGGCCTGCTGGTGATGGCGGGGCTGGGGCTGTTCCTGTTTACCTCGGCGCTGGGGCGGGTCTGGTGTGGATATGCCTGTCCGCAGACCGTCTGGACTGACCTGTTCATCCTGACCGAGCGCTGGGTCGAGGGGGACCGCAATGCCCGGCTGCGGCTTTGGAACGCGCCATGGAGCCTGAACAAGCTGCGGTTGCGTCTGACCAAATGGACGATCTGGCTGGTCATCGCCGTGCTGACCGGTGGCGCCTGGATCTTCTATTTCACCGATGCGCCAACGCTGCTGAAGAACCTGCTGACAGGCCAGGCGCATCCGGTGGCCTATATCACAATGGGAATCCTGACGGCGACGACCTTTGTCTTTGGCGGTTTTGCCCGCGAACAGATCTGCATCTATGCCTGTCCATGGCCGCGCATCCAGGCGGCGATGATGGATGAAGATACGCTGACGGTCGCCTATCGCGACTGGCGCGGCGAGCCGCGCGGCAAGATTCACAAGGGCGAAGCCACGCGCAGTGACGGCGGCAGCAAGGGCGATTGCATCGACTGCATGGCCTGCGTCAATGTCTGTCCCATGGGAATCGACATTCGCGATGGCCAGCAACTCGAATGCATCACCTGCGCCCTGTGCATTGATGCCTGCGACGACGTGATGGCCAAGATCGGCAAGCCGCGCGGCCTGATCGACTACATGGCCTTGCGTGACGAGGCAGCCGAACGTGCAGGCCAGGCGCCAAAGCCATTGTGGCGCCACATCCTGCGTCCGCGCACGATACTGTATTTCACCCTGTGGTCGGGCATCGGCATCGCCATGCTGGTCGCACTGTTCCTGCGTTCCCCATTCGATCTGAACGTGACCCCGGTGCGCAACCCGCTTTATGTCACCATGGCCGACGGCGCCATTCGCAATGCCTATGCGCTGCGACTGCGCAACAAGCAGGGAGATGCGCGCATCTTCGAGCTTTCCGTTGCCGGTCCCGACGGCAAACCGTTGCCTGGCCTCGAGCTTGGGCTGGAAGGTCTGCCCGCGAACAGTGTCGAGGTTGCAGCCGATAGCACCCATACCCAGCGGCTTTATCTGACGGTCGATCGGAATTCTCCCTTGGCGCAGGCGCCCCAGACCGAAGTGATTCTGTGGGCCAAGGATGCCAGCGATGGGCGCAGTGCCCGCATCGACACTGTCTTTCATGGAAGGAGCGAGTAA
- the ccoS gene encoding cbb3-type cytochrome oxidase assembly protein CcoS: MEILGMLIPVSLGLGGLGLVAFLWALRGRQYEDPKGDAERILSPEWDDRPKP, from the coding sequence ATGGAAATCCTGGGCATGTTGATACCCGTTTCTTTGGGGCTTGGGGGGCTGGGGCTTGTGGCGTTCCTGTGGGCCTTGCGCGGACGCCAATACGAAGACCCCAAGGGCGATGCCGAAAGAATTCTCAGCCCGGAATGGGATGATCGCCCGAAGCCATGA